A region of Carassius gibelio isolate Cgi1373 ecotype wild population from Czech Republic chromosome B11, carGib1.2-hapl.c, whole genome shotgun sequence DNA encodes the following proteins:
- the tbr1a gene encoding T-box brain protein 1 has product MHLQQLPSPSAVSDKPASADNVFTHIAATEGSLENEPALERLSTEMRTPPNAMDYVSAARDDRGSAEKCNFPESSHARTDFDISSAMFAYLGQPVSALPPLSGSPHPVISHGPYNGLSYAYSQQYGQTYPNAAVYPGIAQVYLCNRALWFKFHKHQTEMLITKQGRRMFPFLSVSVAGLDPTCHYNIVVDVILADPNHWRFQGGKWVTCGKADTDVTDNRVYTHPDSPNTGAHWMRQEISFGKLKLTNNKGASSNSTQMIILQSLHKYQPRVHVIEINKSGDEDTSDPDRVQTFTFPETQFIAVTAYQNTDITQLKIDHNPFAKGFRDNYDKSYSGSDADRLTPKLCDSSQSQMLPGSRYTMTSSLFQEQFVSSYTQSFFPTFTPDPGLATANQSQESSLGSGQHWLVSSTAAPLYESDINTAALLSCATAGVKGLPFTGSTSTSLDYYTSATGWDSQGSLENSSKTSSILPTWVLDAGLERSTQSNYIPEDGDMLEIDRSALGVSKELEGEDATDSTWTETQSSIKSVKSSDVRISSEAQLKNPSISPVSDIQTAKDMQNRAKNGIKESDFFHFDTQT; this is encoded by the exons ATGCACCTGCAACAACTTCCCTCACCGTCCGCAGTGTCCGACAAACCGGCGAGTGCGGACAATGTTTTTACGCACATCGCCGCCACCGAGGGCTCTCTGGAGAATGAGCCAGCGTTGGAAAGACTCTCCACCGAGATGAGAACCCCACCGAACGCTATGGACTACGTGTCCGCGGCACGGGATGACCGAGGAAGTGCGGAAAAGTGTAATTTTCCTGAGTCAAGCCACGCGCGGACGGATTTCGACATATCTTCTGCTATGTTCGCGTACTTGGGGCAGCCTGTGTCCGCGCTCCCGCCGCTCTCCGGATCACCTCACCCGGTCATCAGCCACGGGCCGTACAATGGGCTGAGCTATGCATACTCGCAGCAGTACGGACAAACTTACCCAAACGCTGCCGTCTATCCTGGAATAGCCCAGGTTTACCTCTGTAACCGCGCGCTGTGGTTCAAATTCCACAAACACCAAACAGAAATGCTCATTACCAAACAGGGGCG CCGGATGTTTCCGTTTCTAAGTGTTAGTGTTGCTGGTCTTGACCCGACGTGCCATTATAATATTGTTGTGGATGTGATTTTGGCGGATCCGAACCACTGGAGGTTTCAGGGCGGAAAATGGGTTACCTGCGGAAAGGCAGACACTGATGTTACGG atAACCGAGTATACACGCACCCGGACTCTCCAAACACCGGCGCGCACTGGATGCGTCAGGAAATCTCTTTTGGAAAACTGAAGCTGACGAACAACAAGGGAGCTTCCAGCAACTCTACTCAA ATGATCATTCTACAGTCTCTCCATAAGTATCAGCCGAGGGTACATGTGATTGAAATAAACAAGAGTGGAGATGAAGATACGAGTGATCCTGATCGAGTACAGACATTTACCTTTCCCGAAACACAGTTTATAGCTGTCACAGCTTACCAGAACACAGAT ATAACACAACTAAAAATTGATCACAATCCATTTGCTAAAGGATTTCGGGATAATTATGATAA AAGTTACAGTGGCTCTGACGCTGACCGATTGACTCCTAAACTCTGTGACTCTTCACAATCTCAGATGCTGCCTGGCTCACGGTACACAATGACAAGCTCTTTATTTCAGGAGCAGTTTGTCAGCAGTTACACACAGTCCTTTTTTCCAACTTTTACACCTGACCCTGGCCTTGCAACCGCAAACCAATCCCAAGAGAGCAGCTTGGGCTCTGGGCAGCACTGGCTTGTGTCTTCCACTGCTGCTCCGTTATACGAAAGCGATATTAACACAGCAGCTCTGCTCTCTTGTGCCACTGCGGGGGTCAAAGGTCTGCCTTTCACTGGTAGCACTAGTACAAGTCTGGATTACTACACCAGTGCCACTGGATGGGATTCACAGGGTTCGCTAGAGAACAGCAGTAAAACCAGCTCAATTCTGCCTACTTGGGTTCTAGATGCAGGTCTTGAAAGATCAACACAATCGAATTACATTCCTGAGGATGGAGATATGTTGGAAATAGACCGGTCAGCTCTTGGAGTTTCTAAGGAGCTGGAAGGAGAAGATGCCACGGATTCGACATGGACCGAAACTCAATCTTCCATTAAATCTGTCAAATCCAGTGATGTAAGGATTTCGTCGGAGGCTCAACTGAAAAATCCTTCTATCAGTCCAGTTTCTGACATTCAGACTGCGAAAGACATGCAGAACAGGGCCAAAAATGGGATTAAAGAATCTGACTTTTTTCATTTTGACACTCAAACGTAA
- the LOC127968656 gene encoding 26S proteasome non-ATPase regulatory subunit 14 — MDRLLRLGGGMPGLSQGPPTDAPAVDTAEQVYISSLALLKMLKHGRAGVPMEVMGLMLGEFVDDYTVRVIDVFAMPQSGTGVSVEAVDPVFQAKMLDMLKQTGRPEMVVGWYHSHPGFGCWLSGVDINTQQSFEALSERAVAVVVDPIQSVKGKVVIDAFRLINANMMVLGHEPRQTTSNLGHLNKPSIQALIHGLNRHYYSITINYRKNELEQKMLLNLHKKSWMEGLTLQDYSEHCKLNENIVKEMLELAKNYNKAVEEEDKMTPEQLAIKNVGKQDPKRHLEEHVDVLMTSNIVQCLAAMLDTVVFQ, encoded by the exons ATGGACCGGCTTTTGAGGCTTGGAGGGGGAATGCCTGGACTCAGCCag GGTCCTCCCACAGATGCCCCCGCTGTGGACACAGCTGAACAGGTGTACATCTCCTCACTCGCCCTGCTGAAG ATGCTGAAACATGGCCGTGCTGGTGTGCCCATGGAAGTCATGGGCCTGATGCTGGGAGAGTTTGTGGATGATTACACCGTTCGTGTGATTGACGTGTTTGCCATGCCACAGTCAGGAACA GGTGTGAGCGTTGAGGCCGTGGACCCTGTTTTTCAAGCCAAGATGTTAGACATGTTAAAGCAGACGGGAAG GCCTGAGATGGTGGTGGGGTGGTACCACAGTCACCCTGGTTTTGGCTGCTGGTTGTCAGGTGTGGACATTAACACACAGCAGAGTTTTGAGGCGTTGTCAGAGCGCGCTGTCGCAGTAGTGGTCGATCCCATCCAGAGCGTCAAGGGAAAG GTTGTGATCGATGCTTTCAGACTCATAAATGCCAATATGATGGTACTGGGTCACGAGCCACGTCAAACCACGTCTAACTTGGGACACCTCAACAAACCCTCTATTCAG gCTTTGATTCATGGGCTCAACAGACATTATTACTCCATTACCATTAACTACAGGAAGAATGAATTGGAACAGAAG atgttgCTGAACCTTCATAAGAAAAGCTGGATGGAGGGTCTGACCCTGCAGGATTACAGTGAACACTGCAAACTGAACGAGAACATCGTCAAAGAGATGCTCGAACTGGCCAAGAACTACAATAAG GCTGTAGAGGAAGAGGACAAGATGACTCCTGAGCAGCTTGCCATTAAGAACGTTGGAAAACAG gATCCCAAACGGCATTTGGAAGAGCATGTGGATGTTCTCATGACATCCAATATTGTGCAGTGCCTCGCAGCAATGTTGGACACAGTGGTGTTCCAGTGA
- the LOC127967871 gene encoding RNA-binding motif, single-stranded-interacting protein 1-like isoform X1, translated as MIFANTTNPMRTPSYRKQPPVAPPTLPMAPPSPSTNSSTNNSSSSSTTGWEQLSKTNLYIRGLLPGTTDHDLVKLCQPYGKIVSTKAILDKTTNKCKGYGFVDFDSPVSAQKAVAALKSNGVQAQMAKQQEQDPTNLYLSNLPVSMDEQELENLLKPFGQVVSTRILRDTNGVSRGVGFARMESTEKCDAVISHFNGKFIKSSSGMLGASEPLLCKFADGGQKKRQSQAKYIPNGRTWTRDAEVRLSGMTLTYDPNTALQNGYYAAPYAMGNRLMAQPGMSPYISPISTYQVQNPSWMPHQPYIMQHPGAVLSPSMEHPMSLQPSAMLAPLTQQMGHLTLGGTATFIPANTAMPGAYIPQYAHIQPSAIPPEQESGVQPQDVSSSDPSLYPFQPNKQ; from the exons ATGATCTTCGCAAACACGACCAACCCAATGAGAACTCCGTCATATCGAAAGCAG CCTCCAGTGGCTCCACCCACCCTCCCGATGGCCCCGCCCAGCCCGAGCACCAATAGCAGCACCAACAACAGCAGTAGCAGCAGCACAACCGGCTGGGAGCAGCTCAGCAAAACAAACCTCTACATCCGCGGGTTACTGCCAGGAACCACTGATCACGACCTGGTCAAGCTCTGCCAGCC ATATGGTAAAATCGTGTCCACCAAAGCCATTCTTGACAAAACTACAAACAAATGCAAAG GGTATGGTTTTGTGGATTTTGACAGTCCTGTGTCCGCACAAAAAGCCGTCGCAGCACTAAAGTCCAATGGAGTCCAGGCTCAAATGGCCAAG CAACAGGAGCAGGACCCGACTAACCTGTACCTGTCCAACCTGCCCGTGTCCATGGATGAGCAGGAGCTGGAGAACCTCCTCAAACCTTTTGGACAGGTCGTCTCCACCCGAATCCTCCGGGACACTAATGGAGTGAGTCGGGGAGTGGGTTTTGCCAG GATGGAATCAACAGAGAAGTGCGACGCCGTGATCTCTCACTTCAATGGGAAGTTCATTAAGTCCTCCTCTGGGATGCTGG GTGCATCAGAACCTTTGCTGTGTAAGTTTGCTGACGGCGGGCAGAAGAAGAGACAGAGTCAGGCGAAATACATCCCCAATGGACGAACCTGGACACGAGACGCCGAGGTGAGACTA AGTGGAATGACCTTGACCTATGACCCTAACACTGCCCTTCAGAATGG GTACTATGCTGCTCCTTATGCCATGGGGAACCGGTTAATGGCTCAGCCAGGAATGTCCCCATACATCTCTCCCATCTCTACATACCAA GTCCAGAATCCTTCATGGATGCCACATCAGCCTTACATCATGCAACACCCG GGAGCCGTTCTGTCTCCCTCTATGGAGCATCCCATGTCACTGCAGCCCTCTGCTATGTTGGCTCCCCTCACCCAGCAGATGGGCCATCTCACTCTGGGCGGCACTGCAACC TTTATTCCTGCCAACACAGCAATGCCAGGAGCTTACATCCCTCAATATGCCCACATTCAGCCCTCTGCCATCCCTCCTGAG CAGGAAAGTGGTGTCCAGCCACAAGATGTGTCTTCTTCAGATCCTTCATTGTACCCTTTCCAACCAAACAAGCAATAA
- the LOC127967871 gene encoding RNA-binding motif, single-stranded-interacting protein 1-like isoform X2: MIFANTTNPMRTPSYRKQPPVAPPTLPMAPPSPSTNSSTNNSSSSSTTGWEQLSKTNLYIRGLLPGTTDHDLVKLCQPYGKIVSTKAILDKTTNKCKGYGFVDFDSPVSAQKAVAALKSNGVQAQMAKQQEQDPTNLYLSNLPVSMDEQELENLLKPFGQVVSTRILRDTNGVSRGVGFARMESTEKCDAVISHFNGKFIKSSSGMLGASEPLLCKFADGGQKKRQSQAKYIPNGRTWTRDAEVRLSGMTLTYDPNTALQNGYYAAPYAMGNRLMAQPGMSPYISPISTYQVQNPSWMPHQPYIMQHPGAVLSPSMEHPMSLQPSAMLAPLTQQMGHLTLGGTATFIPANTAMPGAYIPQYAHIQPSAIPPEESGVQPQDVSSSDPSLYPFQPNKQ, from the exons ATGATCTTCGCAAACACGACCAACCCAATGAGAACTCCGTCATATCGAAAGCAG CCTCCAGTGGCTCCACCCACCCTCCCGATGGCCCCGCCCAGCCCGAGCACCAATAGCAGCACCAACAACAGCAGTAGCAGCAGCACAACCGGCTGGGAGCAGCTCAGCAAAACAAACCTCTACATCCGCGGGTTACTGCCAGGAACCACTGATCACGACCTGGTCAAGCTCTGCCAGCC ATATGGTAAAATCGTGTCCACCAAAGCCATTCTTGACAAAACTACAAACAAATGCAAAG GGTATGGTTTTGTGGATTTTGACAGTCCTGTGTCCGCACAAAAAGCCGTCGCAGCACTAAAGTCCAATGGAGTCCAGGCTCAAATGGCCAAG CAACAGGAGCAGGACCCGACTAACCTGTACCTGTCCAACCTGCCCGTGTCCATGGATGAGCAGGAGCTGGAGAACCTCCTCAAACCTTTTGGACAGGTCGTCTCCACCCGAATCCTCCGGGACACTAATGGAGTGAGTCGGGGAGTGGGTTTTGCCAG GATGGAATCAACAGAGAAGTGCGACGCCGTGATCTCTCACTTCAATGGGAAGTTCATTAAGTCCTCCTCTGGGATGCTGG GTGCATCAGAACCTTTGCTGTGTAAGTTTGCTGACGGCGGGCAGAAGAAGAGACAGAGTCAGGCGAAATACATCCCCAATGGACGAACCTGGACACGAGACGCCGAGGTGAGACTA AGTGGAATGACCTTGACCTATGACCCTAACACTGCCCTTCAGAATGG GTACTATGCTGCTCCTTATGCCATGGGGAACCGGTTAATGGCTCAGCCAGGAATGTCCCCATACATCTCTCCCATCTCTACATACCAA GTCCAGAATCCTTCATGGATGCCACATCAGCCTTACATCATGCAACACCCG GGAGCCGTTCTGTCTCCCTCTATGGAGCATCCCATGTCACTGCAGCCCTCTGCTATGTTGGCTCCCCTCACCCAGCAGATGGGCCATCTCACTCTGGGCGGCACTGCAACC TTTATTCCTGCCAACACAGCAATGCCAGGAGCTTACATCCCTCAATATGCCCACATTCAGCCCTCTGCCATCCCTCCTGAG GAAAGTGGTGTCCAGCCACAAGATGTGTCTTCTTCAGATCCTTCATTGTACCCTTTCCAACCAAACAAGCAATAA
- the LOC127967871 gene encoding RNA-binding motif, single-stranded-interacting protein 1-like isoform X3: MIFANTTNPMRTPSYRKQPPVAPPTLPMAPPSPSTNSSTNNSSSSSTTGWEQLSKTNLYIRGLLPGTTDHDLVKLCQPYGKIVSTKAILDKTTNKCKGYGFVDFDSPVSAQKAVAALKSNGVQAQMAKQQEQDPTNLYLSNLPVSMDEQELENLLKPFGQVVSTRILRDTNGVSRGVGFARMESTEKCDAVISHFNGKFIKSSSGMLGASEPLLCKFADGGQKKRQSQAKYIPNGRTWTRDAESGMTLTYDPNTALQNGYYAAPYAMGNRLMAQPGMSPYISPISTYQVQNPSWMPHQPYIMQHPGAVLSPSMEHPMSLQPSAMLAPLTQQMGHLTLGGTATFIPANTAMPGAYIPQYAHIQPSAIPPEQESGVQPQDVSSSDPSLYPFQPNKQ; encoded by the exons ATGATCTTCGCAAACACGACCAACCCAATGAGAACTCCGTCATATCGAAAGCAG CCTCCAGTGGCTCCACCCACCCTCCCGATGGCCCCGCCCAGCCCGAGCACCAATAGCAGCACCAACAACAGCAGTAGCAGCAGCACAACCGGCTGGGAGCAGCTCAGCAAAACAAACCTCTACATCCGCGGGTTACTGCCAGGAACCACTGATCACGACCTGGTCAAGCTCTGCCAGCC ATATGGTAAAATCGTGTCCACCAAAGCCATTCTTGACAAAACTACAAACAAATGCAAAG GGTATGGTTTTGTGGATTTTGACAGTCCTGTGTCCGCACAAAAAGCCGTCGCAGCACTAAAGTCCAATGGAGTCCAGGCTCAAATGGCCAAG CAACAGGAGCAGGACCCGACTAACCTGTACCTGTCCAACCTGCCCGTGTCCATGGATGAGCAGGAGCTGGAGAACCTCCTCAAACCTTTTGGACAGGTCGTCTCCACCCGAATCCTCCGGGACACTAATGGAGTGAGTCGGGGAGTGGGTTTTGCCAG GATGGAATCAACAGAGAAGTGCGACGCCGTGATCTCTCACTTCAATGGGAAGTTCATTAAGTCCTCCTCTGGGATGCTGG GTGCATCAGAACCTTTGCTGTGTAAGTTTGCTGACGGCGGGCAGAAGAAGAGACAGAGTCAGGCGAAATACATCCCCAATGGACGAACCTGGACACGAGACGCCGAG AGTGGAATGACCTTGACCTATGACCCTAACACTGCCCTTCAGAATGG GTACTATGCTGCTCCTTATGCCATGGGGAACCGGTTAATGGCTCAGCCAGGAATGTCCCCATACATCTCTCCCATCTCTACATACCAA GTCCAGAATCCTTCATGGATGCCACATCAGCCTTACATCATGCAACACCCG GGAGCCGTTCTGTCTCCCTCTATGGAGCATCCCATGTCACTGCAGCCCTCTGCTATGTTGGCTCCCCTCACCCAGCAGATGGGCCATCTCACTCTGGGCGGCACTGCAACC TTTATTCCTGCCAACACAGCAATGCCAGGAGCTTACATCCCTCAATATGCCCACATTCAGCCCTCTGCCATCCCTCCTGAG CAGGAAAGTGGTGTCCAGCCACAAGATGTGTCTTCTTCAGATCCTTCATTGTACCCTTTCCAACCAAACAAGCAATAA